Part of the Funiculus sociatus GB2-C1 genome is shown below.
CAAACCGTCCAGCACGCCGCTTTTCTTGCTCAATTACGCTCTTATCTTGTTCGAGGCTAGCTCGAACAAGATAGGTAATCTTCCCACTTGCCCCTGGTATGGATTCTTTTTTGCTCAAGTCCACAGGGAATTCTACAGCTTGGATATCAGTTAACCTGTGATATTTTAGTTTCTTCCCAAATCGTTGGGCTACCTCAATCGCCGCCAGTGGACAAGTAAATTCATCTTCACATAATCCTTGTAACTTCTTTTGTGCTTCTTTTTGGAACTTAGAGACAAGTTGTTCTAGCTTAAGTAGGTCGGCTTGCCGCCGCGCTTCGCTTTCTACCACTAACCACCTTTGTTCTATTCCGCCATAATTGCTTTTGTGTTGGGCATAGCGGTAGCCTTGTCTTGTGCTGTTGCTCAACTGCTGATCTGGGAGTTGAGATACGAGTTCTTTGGCTTCTTTTATTGTTAAAGGTACCCGACAAAGCCATTTCAAATTTTTCATCACCACTAAATTCGGAGCGCTGTATAAAGCGCTATCAGCCACCATGAGACTATCTATAGTCAACTGTTTCTTAAACTCACATAAGATTTGAGCAAACACTGCATTATCGGCTTCGTTGCCATCCGCTACTCTCAAGAATAAGGGGACATCCCCATCTCCACTACAAATCAAGTCTAAAATGAACTGTTTGAGGTCAGGTCTATGGTCACGCGAGTAACCGTAAGTAATCTCTATGGGATTAGGGACTATTGTCTCCCCAGCCTCTGACCCCTTTATATCATCTGGATTAAACTCCCCACTCATCAAAGCAACTTTTGGGAGCTTATTCTCATACTTCCCATGCACATGAAATGAGGATGAGTCTAGATGACTACTCTTGGTTGATACTCTATATTTTTTCGCCGCTGCCAAGGCAACTAATGTGAACACTTGCGACAGTCCCTTTGTGTAGAGTTTGTCCATGACTCTTCCCAAACGGTCGTCATTAAGATGCTCTGCTTTGACTCCTTCTCCAATTAAATGTTCTGTCGCTTTCCCTTTAAAAAAACTACAAAACAGATACAACGGAGCTGACACAAAACCCAACCCGTTAAGAATTATCGCTTTGACTACTTGCCCAGGACTGACTATTTCACCGGGTTGCTCACCTACCAGTTGATTAACCTGCTCTACCAATCCAATTTGATCGATGATTCCTGCCACTAGACCCAAGTGGTCTAGGTTTTGCACTTGAATTTCTTGAGGTTGGTTCATTGCACTTGCCTCTGATGGAGACTTCGCTCAGGGCGAAGTCTCCATCATTTTGCCATGTGACAGTTTAGGGTGCGGAATGTGGGTTCTACCTAAGCGCAATCGCACTACTCTTCGTGATTATGACAAGGACTTGTACAAAGCACGGCATCTCATTGAAAACTTCTTTGCCACACTCAAGCAATACCGGGCGATTGCGACACGCTACGATAAGCGGGCTAAGAATTTTCTGGGTGCAATTTATCTTGCTGCTTCCGTTATCTGGCTTAATTGATGACACGCCCTAGGACTTTCTGCTTTTGCTGCGATTCTGGCACGAAAAAGCCAAAAAATTGCGATGTGGCAAAAAATCCGGATTGTCGAGGCTTATTCAACGGAAATTTATATTTCTTTCCAGCTGATTTAATCTCCTATGGGTTTGCCGCAAGTGATCGCTGATGACGAGTCCGGATTTGGCGGTCGTGCGACTTGTGTTGTCATCGTGTCTGTCGCTAGATGTGGCTTTTGGCGTTACTCTCAGCTACAGGGGAGCGATCGCCTGCGTGACGATCTGCATTCGCGAATGCAAATGTGCAACAGAACGTCAACCAGGTTCGTCATCTCTGCAATAATCAACAAATTACTCACTTTCTCCAAAATCATCTAGCTTTGTGCAAATATATTTAACGTAGCGCAGGCTTCTACCCTGCTAAAAAAAAGGTGATTGTGCAATTATACCAATTCGCTTTTTTACCATTACACCCTTCTCCTTAGCCCCCCAATTTACCCTTGGGGTTAGGGGTATCTGAGGTGTATTATCACGAAAAAAATTGGTATTTGATGCACTAAAGAGTTTTTAGATAACATTGAAATCCGCAAACATCTTCTCAAAGCTGGAGATTAAATTTGACACCGCAAAATCTAAATTTTTATGATCCTGATGAGCGTCCCTGGCCCAATCCTCGTCTCAATTGTGCCACCATAATTGGACATACTACCACTACCAGCGTCCGTCTGTGGTTCCGAGCTTCTGAGCCTGGAAATTACTGGCTAGTTGTTTCTCCCCGTCCCATACCAACCAACGGCACCCTGCAAATAATCACCGATAAAAATTCACTCCGGTTGCAATTAACTACCCCACATCTTAGCCAAGACATTCCCACTGCTAACATTGTCTCACTTCAACTAGAACAAGAGCATGACTTAACGGGTGTAGTAGACCTAGAAAATCTCCAACCCGACACCCGCTATTACTACGCCTTAATTCACCCCAACCGAGACAAACCTTGGGAACTGGGAACTGAAGAAAAACTATCATTTCAAACCTTCCCAGAACATCCCACAGAAGTCAACTTTGGGATGTACAGTTGCCATATGCCCTACGACGAACATAAGCTGATAAATATGGAAATGTGGGAAACTTTTTCTAAAGAGTTATCTGATGCTAATGCTCGTTTTATTATCGGTACTGGCGACCAAGTATATGTAGATGGAGAAGGTGCTAAACAATTAAATGTATGGGATTGGCTGAAGAAAGTAAAACAGCACAAACCCTCTCGCAATGACATGATTTCCTGGTATCGAGACATTTACCGGGGTTACTGGGGAATACCCGAAGTCCAACAACTTTTTCAAAGTTTCCCCATGTACATGATTTGGGATGACCATGAAATCATGGATGGCTGGGGTTCTTATACACGCAACGAATTAGCAGCGCAGTTAGACACTTCATGGCAATTGCGAAATCCCAACGAACATCTGCGACTGGTGAATGAAATGTTTCAAGCTGCAAAGCAAGTTTATTACGAATACGAACATTCTCACAACCCGCCTACCGACACCAACATTGACCAATTCGATTATCAGTTTAACTGCGGTTTTTCTGCTTCTTATGTATTAGATATGAGGGCGCATCACGATTACAATCGTCAAGAATTTCGTCTTTTAGGTGTTGAACAATGGAATCGCTTTGAAACATGGGTAAATTCACAATATAGTTCTGAAGCACGCATCTTATTTATTGTGTCACCAGTGCCAGTAGTTCACTTTAATAGTTTTATAGTCAACAGCTTAGATATCCCTTATTGGAAATATACCGATGATTTTAGAGATCATTGGGAGCATGACTCTAACTGGACGGAACGAAATCTCCTTTTAGGGAAAGTGTTTGAATGGTCGCAAAAAACAAAGCAAATGGCGGTATTTTTAAGCGGTGATGTTCACATGGGCGCAGCTTTTAAGCTATCTCATGAACAATTTCCGGCTGCCAGAGTGTTTCAGCTTACCTCCAGTGGCATCGCCTATGCAGGTTTAGGCAAATTTGGTTTAAAAGTTTTAGAAAACCTGGTTAAAGATCAAGGTTGCCTTGGGGATAATAAAGACAATGTTCCCTATAAATTTCAGAATTTATATTTATGCCTAAGGAATAATTTCAGCATTATTCGCGTCAAACAAATGGCCGACGGTGAACTATCTGTTATCTACGATTTGTTTAGTAGTGATAAAGATAATGCAAAGATCGAAAACAAACGGATTGAGTTAATCTAAGTAGAATACATCAATCCTAAACAGGTAAAAATAGTCATCAATCTAAATCGATAATTCTTCAATGAAGCCGTATATCTGCTTAAATCTCCCTGCGCATCTGGTACCGGGGGAGGAGAATAAATTTTTTAGAAACCGTTTTTTAACTCTTTAAAAAGTCGGGAACACGTCTTTTATTTTTTACACTTTAGCGAAAATATCTTTATCTGCTACTTTCAAATCGCTAAGGCAAAGGTTAAACACCTATCAAGGCTAAGCTTGTATAGCTTTGGTGTGAGAGAGTTTAACCAGAATTGAGCAGTATCGCCAATCTGAAACGGCCTTTATAAACCAACTTGAAGACATTATGCAAAGCACAATTGCAAAACTGTTCGTGTGGTAAAAGCAGTCTCGCGGGGAATGTAGATACAGTCTATTGCAATTAAAAAGGCGCAAAGAAAATTAAATCAAGCGCATCAAAATAGCAATGCTATGAGTGCGTATAAATAAAATATTCCATAAGACAGATGAAGATTTGTTGGTTACAGCTTATATACGAGCGCAATCAAATCAGGTAGACACATACTTGCTTTTTAAGGTTAGCTGTGACATACTCCAATTTAAGTTAAATACAGTATCTTGACCGGATTACCGTAGATTATGCTAAAAGACTCTCAAGGGCTTGAAGTGACTACCAACTCCCCGGATGCGATCGCAGCCATCAATCACTTTGTGGATCAGTCACTCAGCTACGGCAATGATGCGGAAGCAATTCTACAAGGAATTGCCGCAGATCCAACCTGCGTTGTCGCCAATGCTCATGCAGCAGCGCATTACCTCTCGCTGGAAAGTGCAGAAGCTAAAAATCAAGCAGCACCCTATCTGCAAGCAGCTAAAAAGTACCTCTTGCAGGCGAATGAGCGTGAGAAGCTTTATGTTTATGGGATTTCGGCTTGGGCTAGCGGGGATATAGATCGAGCGATCGCTTACCATGAGGAAATTGCTGAAAAGTTTCCCCGCGACATTGCTTCTGTTCAGCGAGGACAGTATCACTACTTCTATTTGGGAGACAAAGAAGGGCTGCTAAATATCGCTGAAAAAGTTTTTTTTAGCAATCGCGAAAATCATTATTTATACGGGATGATTGCCTTCGGTTTAGAACAGT
Proteins encoded:
- a CDS encoding transposase, which codes for MLPCDSLGCGMWVLPKRNRTTLRDYDKDLYKARHLIENFFATLKQYRAIATRYDKRAKNFLGAIYLAASVIWLN
- a CDS encoding alkaline phosphatase D family protein; this encodes MTPQNLNFYDPDERPWPNPRLNCATIIGHTTTTSVRLWFRASEPGNYWLVVSPRPIPTNGTLQIITDKNSLRLQLTTPHLSQDIPTANIVSLQLEQEHDLTGVVDLENLQPDTRYYYALIHPNRDKPWELGTEEKLSFQTFPEHPTEVNFGMYSCHMPYDEHKLINMEMWETFSKELSDANARFIIGTGDQVYVDGEGAKQLNVWDWLKKVKQHKPSRNDMISWYRDIYRGYWGIPEVQQLFQSFPMYMIWDDHEIMDGWGSYTRNELAAQLDTSWQLRNPNEHLRLVNEMFQAAKQVYYEYEHSHNPPTDTNIDQFDYQFNCGFSASYVLDMRAHHDYNRQEFRLLGVEQWNRFETWVNSQYSSEARILFIVSPVPVVHFNSFIVNSLDIPYWKYTDDFRDHWEHDSNWTERNLLLGKVFEWSQKTKQMAVFLSGDVHMGAAFKLSHEQFPAARVFQLTSSGIAYAGLGKFGLKVLENLVKDQGCLGDNKDNVPYKFQNLYLCLRNNFSIIRVKQMADGELSVIYDLFSSDKDNAKIENKRIELI
- a CDS encoding IS1634 family transposase yields the protein MNQPQEIQVQNLDHLGLVAGIIDQIGLVEQVNQLVGEQPGEIVSPGQVVKAIILNGLGFVSAPLYLFCSFFKGKATEHLIGEGVKAEHLNDDRLGRVMDKLYTKGLSQVFTLVALAAAKKYRVSTKSSHLDSSSFHVHGKYENKLPKVALMSGEFNPDDIKGSEAGETIVPNPIEITYGYSRDHRPDLKQFILDLICSGDGDVPLFLRVADGNEADNAVFAQILCEFKKQLTIDSLMVADSALYSAPNLVVMKNLKWLCRVPLTIKEAKELVSQLPDQQLSNSTRQGYRYAQHKSNYGGIEQRWLVVESEARRQADLLKLEQLVSKFQKEAQKKLQGLCEDEFTCPLAAIEVAQRFGKKLKYHRLTDIQAVEFPVDLSKKESIPGASGKITYLVRASLEQDKSVIEQEKRRAGRF